The window TTCCATTGGCATATTCACTGGGGTTTTACAATTTTTAGTGTTATACTTGAGACATATCATTATTGAGAATAATTATAAAGATCATCTTTAGCTATCTAATTAATGATATGTATATATACATATACATATATGTGTGCTGTACTTCTATTTTTTTGATTAAAAAAATATACTTTTGCAGTCGATGTGAAGCTAATGTTCTTATAGATTAGATTAGATTAGTTTAGTTTTTTATTACTATACTTCAAATATATGAAACTAAAGATTGCCGTTTTACCTGGTGATGGTATTGGAGGTGAAATTACAAAACAAGCTCTTGAAGTAGCTAAAACGGTTTGTAAAAAATTTAGGCATGAATTAAGCTATAAAGAAGCATTGATAGGTGCTACTGCCATTGAAGCTGTTGGAAATCCTTATCCGGATGCAACTCATGTTCTCTGTATGGAATCAGATGCAGTTCTTTTTGGTGCTATTGGACATCCTAAATATGACAATGATCCGACATCCAAAATACGTCCTGAACAAGGACTTTTAGCTATGCGTAAGCAGTTAGGATTGTATGCCAATATTCGTCCAGTAACAATTTTTTCTTCTTTGATACATAGATCTCCACTTCGTGCTAGTTTGGTAAAGGATACCGATTTTATGTGCATTCGAGAATTAACAGGAGGCATTTATTTTGGTCGCCCACAAGGAAGAAGTGAAGACAGCACAACAGCTTACGATACTTGTGTTTACACAAGTAAAGAGATCGAACGTATTGTTCATCTAGCTTATAGGTATGCCTTGCAGCGGAAAAAGAAATTAACTATTGTAGATAAAGCTAATGTTTTAGCGACTTCTCGTCTATGGAGACAGGTTGCACAACAAATAGAAAAAGAGTATCCAGAAGTTGAAACTGAATATATGTTTGTGGATAATGCCGCTATGCAAATTATACAAGTGCCAAAACGTTTTGATGTAATAGTTACAGAAAATATGTTTGGAGACATTCTTACTGATGAAGCTTCTGTCATTACTGGGTCATTGGGAATGTTGCCTTCTGCATCTATAGGGACACATACGTCCGTTTTTGAGCCTATTCATGGTTCTTATCCACAAGCAGCTGGAAAAGATATAGCTAATCCCTTAGCATCTATTCTTTCTGTTGCATTAATGTTTGAATATGCTTTTTCCCTTCATGAAGAAGGAAAATTAATCCGTGAAGCAGTGAATGCTTCAATAATTGCAGGAGTAGTAACAGAAGATATAGCAACAAGTATAAGAAGTTCATATAAAACGTCGGAAGTGGGACAATGGATTGTGGATTATATCTCTAAAAGATTAATTGCCTTATGAACTATTTGACAACTACTAATTATTGCTTTCCATGTCAAACTCATCTTTACCATGGGAAGGTGCGAGATGTATACACAGTTGGGAGTGATATGCTAGTGATTATAGCTACTGATCGTATCTCGGCTTTTGATGTTGTTCTCTCACGAGGAATCCCTTATAAGGGACAAGTTTTAAATCAAATTGCAGCAAAATTTTTAGATTCAACATCCGATATTCTTCCTAATTGGAAATTAGCAGAGCCAGACCCGATGGTTACAATAGGGCTGTTATGTGAACCCTTTAAAGTGGAAATGGTAATCCGAGGTTATCTGACTGGTAGTGCATGGAGGAAATATAAAGAAGGAGAAAGAACTTTATGTGCAGTTACTTTACCTGAAGGTATGAAGGAAAATGAAAAATTTCCCAATCCAATTATTACTCCGACTACCAAAGCGTACAAAGGGCATGATGAGAATATTTCTAAAGAAGAGATCATTGAGAGGTTTTTAGTTAGCAAAGAAGACTATGAACAACTGGAGTATTATACACGAGCTCTGTTTCAAAGAGGGACCGAAATTGCCTCTTCCAAAGGATTGATTTTAGTAGATACTAAATATGAATTCGGCAAAAAAGATGGAAGAATATATTTAATAGATGAGATTCATACACCTGACTCTTCTCGCTATTTTTATTCAGAAGATTATCAAGAACGATTTGAAAAAGGAGAGGGACAAAAACAACTTTCCAAAGAATTTGTTCGACAATGGTTGATGAAGCAAAATTTTCAAGGAAAAGAAGGACAAATTGTTCCAGAAATGACTCCTGAATATTGTCAAATTGTATCGGAAAGATATATAGAGTTGTATGAAACAATTGTAGGAGAGCAATTTATAAGAGCGAGTACTAGTAATATTTCTGCTCGCATTAAAAAAAATATAGAAACTTATTTAATGAACAAAGAACAAGTAAAATGGAACAATATGGTTTAATAGGTTATCCATTACGTCATTCTTTTTCTATGGGGTTTTTTAATGACAAATTCAAATCTGAAAATATTGATGCCAGATACATAAATTTCGAAATTTCTACTGTTAAAGAGTTTAGAAATATTATCAAAGAAAACCCAGACTTAAAAGGACTAAACGTAACTATCCCATATAAAGAACAGGTTATTCCCTATTTGAATCGATTACATGAAGATGCTAAACAAATTGGAGCAGTCAATGTAATAAAAATAGAAAGGGGGAGAAAGAAAATTTGCTTGATAGGATTTAATTCTGATATTGTCGGTTTTAAGGAGTCCATTCGCGCATTATTACAACCCCATCACAAATTAGCATTAGTCTTAGGGACAGGAGGGGCAGCTAAAGCAGTTTTTTATAGCTTAAAGCAGTTGGGACTTATACCTACATATGTGTCCCGTAGAAAAAAACTGAGAAATATATTAACCTATAAAGAATTAACTGCTGAAATAATAAGTTTTCATACAATTATTGTCAACTGTACACCTGTTGGGATGTATCCACTTATGGATGATTGTCCAAAAATTCCTTATGAATTTTTGGACGATAAACATTTATTATACGATTTGCTTTACAATCCTGATGAAACGCTATTTATGAAATTAGGTAAAGAACGAAATGCAACCGTTAAAAACGGTTTAGAAATGTTACTGTTACAGGCTGTTGCAAGTTGGGATTTTTGGCACGGAAATGAACAATAAATCGGCTGCTGAATTGATGTTATGCACTTCGGTCAATTGTCATACCATTGACTGAAATGAGGTGGGTGATTTTTGGAAGTGTTGCGCAATTTACCAAAAAATTATTTTTTTTAGTTAATAAATCTAAAATAGATTGGAACAATAATATTGGCTATAGGTCCTAAGTGTATATTTTAATATCAAATGATATTTGCAAGAGTGAGTGGAGTGGAGAAAATCGAGAGTATTTTTTCTCTTGAAAAACTAAGTATCCGGGGGTTTTTAGCGTGTCATCTTCAAAGATTCTTTTCTCAATATCTTCTATATTTTAGAATGATCTATTTGTAATTAGTATTTTAATACTTGCTATAATTTTTGAGAAAAGATATTTAATTTTACCGAATTATTTTGCCGATATGCGTTTAAATACACTTACAGCTATTTCTCCTATTGACGGTAGATATCGAAGTAAGACAGCGTCGCTTTCTGCTTTCTTCTCCGAATATGCATTGATCAGATACAGAGTATATGTAGAAGTTGAATATTTCATTTCTTTATGTGAAATCCCACTTCTTCAATTGAAGGGGGTAAACTTGTCTGCTTTGTATAACTCTTTAAGAGACATTTATCGTTTTTTTTCTATAAAAGATGCAGAAAGTATAAAGCAGATAGAACGAACTATCAACCATGATGTAAAGTCAGTTGAATATTTCCTTAAAAAAAGATTTGATGAACTAAGTTTGGGGGATTACAAAGAATTTGTTCATTTTGGATTGACTTCTCAGGATATCAATAATACAGCTGTTCCTTTGTCAATCAAACATGCATTGGAAAATGATTATGTCCCAATGTTGAAACAATTGCTTAATATGTTACAACAACATATAATAGAATGGGAAAATATATCGATGTTAGCGAGAACGCATGGACAGCCGGCATCTCCTACTCGTTTAGGTAAAGAAGTTCAAGTTTTTGTTAGCCGTTTAAAACAACAATTGAAATTATTACGAGATATTCCTATCTCGGCTAAATTTGGTGGAGCAACGGGTAATTACAATGCACATGTGATTGCTTACCCACAAATTGATTGGAAAAAATTTGGAGATGATTTTATATGTAAAAAAATCGGATTGGTCCGGGAAGAATATACTACGCAAGTATCGAACTACGACAATCTATCAGCTTTATTAGATGCTTTGAAACGTATTAATACTGTTTTATTGGATTTGTCCAGAGATTTTTGGTTATATATTTCAATGGAATATTTCAAACAAAAAATAGTAAAAGACGAAATAGGTTCTTCTGCAATGCCTCACAAGGTGAATCCGATTGATTTTGAAAATGCTGAAGGGAATTTAGGTATTGCTAATACTCTTTTGGAACATTTATCAGCTAAACTGCCAATTTCCCGTTTACAGCGAGATTTGACTGATTCTACTGTTTTGAGAAACATAGGAGTACCGTTTGCTCATATTTCTATTGCTTTCCAAAGCTTGCAAAAGGGATTAAATAAACTTGTCCTCAACAGGGATGCTATAAAAAAAGATTTAGAAAATGCTTGGGCTGTAGTAGCTGAAGGTATTCAAACTATTTTGAGAAGAGAAGGATATTCAGAACCTTATGAAATGTTAAAATCATTAACCCGTACTAATGAACAAATCACAGAGAAGTCAATTCAGGTTTTCATAGATACTCTCAATATAGATGAGTCCATCAAAAAAGAATTACGATCGATTACACCTCATAGTTATACAGGCATATAAACTTATGGAGGTTATATGTATAGGAATGTGAATGCAAAGTATTGTAAGAAAGGAAGGCAAAACAATAGAATGATAGAGATGCCATACGATTTAAGTTGCATGCTTAAGAAAAATGATACTCGAGATCATTTGGGAAAAGAAAAATATGGTAATAAGTGGAATTATAATAACCAAGGTAAAAGTGATTGCAATCTTAATTCAAAATATAATTTTCAAAAAAAAATAAAATACTATAAAGTAGAACCTAATTCAAACGGTCCAATTCGCTTAAACAGGTATTTAGCTAACTCAGGACTTTGTTCTCGTCGTAAAGCAGATAAATATATTCAAACTGGTTTAGTAAAAAAAAATGGAATACCTGTTACTGAATTTGGAACAAGAGTAAATCGTACAGATAATATAACATTTTGTAATTCTCTTGTTCGTTCCGAACATAAAGTTTACCTTTTGCTGAATAAACCTAAAAATTGTGTGACAACTACTAATGATCCGCAAGGAAGACTTACAGTTATGGATTTGATCAAAACAGCATGCAAAGAACAAATTTTTCCCGTAGGAAGGCTAGATCGAAACACAACAGGTGTTTTATTACTGACTAATGATGGTAAATTATCAGCAAAATTGACTCATCCCAGACATATGAAAAAAAAAATCTATCATGTATGGCTAAATAGAGGAATAGACGCAGCTGATATAAAAAAACTATCTAAAGGTATTCAATTAGAAGATGGTGGGATTTGGGCCGATGATATTAGTTATGTAAATGACAAAGATAAGACCCAAATAAATATTGAAATTCACTCGGGACGCAATCATATTATTCGTCGTATGTTTGAAAGTTTAGGTTACCATGTGGTGAAATTAGATCGTGTTTATTTTGCTGGACTTACAAAAAAAAAACTAAAAAAAGGTCAATGGTGTTTTCTTAATGATAGAGAAGTTTCCATGCTTTACATGGAAAAATTCAGTTAATATTTAGAAAATGAAAATGAAAAGGGCGAGAATAGTAGACTTATTGAGTACACCTGATTTTAACAGAAAGGTATGTGTAAAGGGGTGGGTACGAACTCGTCGAGGAAATAAAAATATCTCTTTCATAGAGTTGAACGATGGCTCTACTGTTCATGGTATTCAAATTGTAGTAAACGTTGTAAAGTTAGGAGAGGACTCTCTGAAATCTATTACTACGGGAGCCTGTATTGCTATAAATGGTTTGTTAGTGAAATCGAAAGGGGAAGGTCAAAAAGTTGAAATTCAAGCTGATGAAATTGAAATTTACGGAATAGCAGACCCTAGTGTTTATCCTTTGCAGAAAAAATGGCATTCACTGGAATTTTTAAGGGAGATCGCATATTTACGTCCTCGTACAAACACTTTTGGATGTATTTTGCGGATTCGTCATCATTTGGCATACGCTATTCATAAATATTTTAATAAACAAGGTTTTTTCTATTTCCATACACCAATAATAACGAGTTCTGATGCAGAGGGAGCAGGTTCTATGTTTCAAATAACCGATCTGGATATTGCTAACTGTCCGAAAACAAAAGATGGGGAAGTGGATTATACACGAGATTTTTTTGGATGTTCGACCAATTTAACTGTTTCTGGACAATTAGAGGGGGAATTGGGAGCTTTAGCATTAGGTGGAATTTATACTTTTGGTCCTATCTTTCGAGCCGAAAAATCTAATACTCCTCGTCATTTAGCGGAATTTTGGATGATTGAACCAGAGATAGCCTTTTATGATATCAATGACAATATGGATTTAGCAGAAGATTTTTTGAAATATATTATTTCATATGCAATGAAATATTGCAAGGATGATATAGAATTTTTAAACAATACATACAATAATGAATTAATTGAGCATTTGAATTTTGTACTTAGTAATAGATTTGTTAGACTGGCTTATTCCGAAGGAATAAGAATCCTTGAGCAAAGTAATGAGGAATTTGAATTTCCTATCTATTGGGGTATTGATTTACAATCAGAACATGAACGCTATTTAGTAGAAAAATATTTTAAGTGTCCAGTAATTATGACTAATTATCCAAAGGATATTAAATCGTTTTATATGAAACAGAACGATGATGGAAGAACCGTACGAGGGATGGATGTTTTATTTCCAAGAATTGGAGAAATTATTGGTGGTTCAGAACGAGAATCAGATCATCAAAAATTACTGAAACGTATAAAGGAACTAAATATGTCTATGGATAATTTATGGTGGTATTTGGATACACGCCGTTTTGGGACAGCTCCTCATTCCGGATTTGGCTTAGGTTTTGAAAGATTAGTTTTGTTTGTCACAGGCATGCAAAATATTCGTGACGTAATACCTTTCCCACGCACACCTAAAAATGCAGAATTTTAGTCAACTTGAAATTTTATCATCAAGGATAAGTGTTGGTCTCGAGTAGTAGTTTACTATGTGTTGTTAAGTGGGAACTTACAAATTGTTTTTTCTTAAAGTAAAGCGTGATTTAGTAAGCAGTTCATAAGCTTGTTGATAAACATTTTGCTTGGGATTTGCGAGTACATTTAGTGCGAAAAGTATAACTATTCTTTCCAAGAATATAGCGTTCGGCTTTAAAAAGGAATGATTGAACTGTTCTCTTTTTGTAGAACTCTGAAATTTGTATATTTCTAATCATAATAATAAAAAACGAGTTTTTATATGGTACGAATAAATGAACACTATATTGAAATCAGCAACAGTTATTTATTTGCTGAAATAGCAGAGAGGGTGAATGAATACAAGCAAAATAATAAGAATAGGGAAGTTATTAGTTTGGGGATAGGAGATGTAACTCAAGCAATAGCTCCAGCTGTAGTTGAAGCTATTCATAAGGCGACCAATGAAATGGCATGTACAAAAACTTTACGAGGATATGCTCCCTACGAAGGATATGATTTCCTTATTCAAGCTATTCTGAAAAACGACTTTACGGATAAAGGTATTTCTATTGAAGCTGATGAAATATTTGTTAATGACGGAGCAAAGAGCGATACAGGGAATATTGGAGACATTTTGGGACAAGACAATCATATTGCAATTACCGATCCGGCTTATCCAGTGTATGTGGATACTAATAGGATGGCAGGTAGAACAATAGAATTACTCCCATGTACACCTGAGAATTATTTTGTTCCTAATTTCCCCAGAAAAACAGCAGATGTAATTTATCTATGTTATCCAAATAATCCTACAGGAATAGCTTTGAATGCAGCCCAATTAAAAAATTGGGTAGATTATGCTTTGACAAATAAGTCTTTGATCCTTTTTGATGCTGCATACGAGGCTTATATTTCTCAGCAAGATGTTCCACATAGTATTTATGAAATATCTGATGCAAAGAAAGTAGCTATAGAGTTTCGTAGCTTTTCCAAAACGGCTGGGTTTACAGGGCTGCGTGCGGGCTATACTATCGTTCCAAAAGAATTAATTATTCAAACATCTAAAGGAAAAATGCTTTCTCTGAATGCTATGTGGAGGCGTAGACAATCTACTAAATTCAATGGTACAGCTTATATTGTTCAACGTGGGGCAGAAGCTGTTTATTCTATAGAGGGTCAAAAACAAATTCGTAAAGCAATAGATTATTATAGGGGAAATGCTTTAACTATTAAAGAAGGCTTGGAATCATTGGGTGTAACTACTTATGGTGGAATAAATGCTCCTTATATCTGGGTAAAAACGCCAAATAATCTGACTTCGTGGGAGTTTTTTGATTTATTACTTAATAAGATACAAGTAATAGGAACACCAGGAGATGGATTCGGACAAGCAGGCAAAGGTTTTTTTCGTTTCACTGCTTTTGGTAATAAAGAAGATACTTTAGAGGCAGTATTGCGCATGAAAAAATTATTGGAGTTTCACTGAATTGACTATTTTTCTTAGTCAAACGTTTAAAGACCAATATTAAAATGGAAATAAAAACAAAAAATTCCTCCTTGAGTTTATTAGGGATTTTCTATGATTGCATAATCGTATTCTCAAAATTCACATAGATATTTATTTTTATAGATGTTTTTATTGATAGAAGTCTTCTTAACCTTTGTTGAAAACTGAACAGTAAGTAATAAGGGAGTGATTCCTAGTTGAAAGGATTTTTGTAAAAAAAAACAATAATGTAGAGAAAAATTTACGTATCAGAAGTTGTTCGTTAACTGAAAACTTATTTAAAGACTTTATCCTATCTACAGTCGCGTAACGGATTTTTTATAAAGATAAAAAAAATAAAAAATTCTATAAGGTAGAAGAAATTGAAAAATACAGAATGGCAATTGAATCAAAATTCAATTGAAAATTGCCTATACAACCTAAATAGTTCACAAGTGGAATGGAAAAAATCGTTATTCTTGATTTTGGATCGCAGACTACCCAATTAATAGGTCGCCGATTACGAGAATTAAATGTCTATTGTGAAATAATACCATATAACAAATTCTATCCCAAAGATAATCTTGTAATTGGAGTGATTTTATCAGGGAGTCCTTTTTCTGTAAAGGATATGAAAGCATTCAAAACTGATTTATCTTTTATTAGAGGGAAATATCCGTTATTGGGTATTTGTTATGGAGCACAATATTTAGTGCATGTTTCTGGCGGGAAAGTAGACAAAGGAGATACTCGCGAATATGGTCGTGCCATGTTGACATCAATAAAGAAGGTAGATCCCTTGATGAAGAATATTGCGGATTACTCACAAGTTTGGATGTCACATGGAGATACGATAACATATATGCCAAAGCATTTTACAGTTATTGCAAGTACAGAAAATGTACAGTGTGCTGCTTATCATATTGAAGGAGAGAAAACATGGGGAGTTCAATTTCATCCTGAAGTTTCTCATACTGAAATAGGAATGAGAATCTTGGATAATTTCCTCACTATTTGCAATGCAAAAAGAGACTGGACATCAACAAATTTTATTAATTCTACTATACATCAGTTACAAGCACATTTGGGTAACGACAAAGTAATTTTAGCTCTTTCGGGAGGGGTAGATTCATCAGTAAGTGCAGTTTTAATAAACAAAGCTATTGGAAACAATCTTACTTGCATTTTTATAGACAATGGACTTTTGAGAAAAAATGAATTTGATAAAGTTTTAAAAGGTTACGAACATTTAGGATTAAATATAGTAGGAATTGACGCTAAAGACTATTTTTACAGAGAACTTGCTGGTGTAAAAGGGCCAGAAAAAAAACGGAAAATTATAGGGAAGGGATTTATATATATTTTCGAACAGGAGGCAAAAAAACTAAAAGATATTCAATGGTTAGCTCAAGGTACAATTTATCCTGACATTATAGAATCGCTTTCTATTACGGGAACAACTATTAAGTCTCATCATAATGTGGGAGGACTACCTGAAAAAATGAATCTTAAATTAGTTGAACCACTTCGCCTTTTATTTAAGGATGAGGTACGCTATGTCGGTCGTGAATTGGGAATGGAAGAACATTTGATAATGCGACATCCTTTCCCTGGTCCAGGGTTAGGGATTCGTATTTTAGGAGAAATTACACCAGAGAAAGTACGAATCTTACAAGAAGCTGATAATATTTTTGTTTCTAGACTTTATGAGTGGAATCTATATAGTTATGTTTGGCAAGCAGGAGTCGTATTACTACCCATAAAGTCAGTTGGAGTAATGGGAGATGAAAGGACCTATGAAAATGCTGTTGTTCTGAGAGCAGTTACTTCAACGGATGCAATGACTGCTGATTGGGCACGTTTACCTTATGATTTTTTGGCAAAAATATCCAATGAAATAATTAATAAAGTAAAAGGAGTAAATCGAGTAGTTTATGATATCAGCTCCAAACCACCTTCAACTATTGAATGGGAGTAGTTTATTTCTGGAATTTTTTTTTGCATTTCTGAAATGGCTAAAACTTTTTTACTACAGAGAATTAAAACATGAAGTAATTTTTATGATTGGCTCCGATTGCATCTCACATGGATGCTGTAAAATAATCGAATGATAAATTGAAAGGATTAAATATTTTTGTTCTTAGTATTGGAACTTGTTGAATTAAATTCAATCTAGTATGCTTGAGAAGCTCAAATAGCATTGTTTAGCGTGTAAAATTAATTTTATTTTAACTGAATTATGATAAATAAAAAAAGGGAATTCGTACAATTGTTAAGTTCTCTGTAAAGAGTCGTATGCCTCTGAGTTTGAAATCAGACATATCGACAATCATGACAAATCCCTAACTATACAATAAATATAAAAAACCACAATGTATCGTCTATTGCTGCTCTTAGTCCAAATATAAGATATTACGGCGCCTCGTTTTACTTCGTTTGCCTTGAACATAGTTCATATCCAGAGTAATATGCTTTACAAAAGTTGAGACGATTGTAAAATTGCTAAACTTTTCTGCACTGTATCATACGAATGTTAAGATTAACCACGCCCACAACAAATTTTAAAAATCACTGAATTATCTCAATCGCATAAAAACAGTAGTAAGATTACAAAGTATAAGTTTAATAAAAAAATAGAAATGTGAGCTCAGATTCCATGAAGATCATAAAAGTAATGCTATTAATTCGATCAATTATATTAAATCAATACTTTTTTTTTAGACTTAAAAACTGGTAAGGATTTAGAATTAATAAAAAACTTCTGTTCTGAACAAAAAACAATTATTGGGATGATATACAATCCTTGGTAACGAATTAGTATGGAATTGGTAGTTACAATATTGTACTTTACAACTGCGTATAATAAACTCGGGGACAATAAGGAGTGGAAGCAATGACAAGTATAGGAAGTAAAACCATTGAATAATATAGATTATACGTACTTAAACTAGGTTTAAAGGAACATAGATTATAAAATAAATTACAAAATATAAGATTTAGAATGAGCAGAATAAATTGCAATGAATTTGTATAAAAATTTGATTAAAGGCAATAATTTTATTTATGACATAACATGCAAGATGAGACAATAATAAGAGAAACTGTTCCCAAAGAATATTTAACTGATTTTAAAAGAGTGATAACTTTGTGATCAAAGTTGGTCAATGTAAAAATCAACAGAACCAAATTTAATGTATTAGGAGTGAATGTACAAATCTCAAAGAATTGAGATATAAAAGAGATGTTTAAAATGAAATTCCAACCGAGAACGAGTTTTCTTGCATACAAGACTGGGTATTAAAAATGCAAAACACACAAAATAAAACTAAATTTTAAAATGTGCTGAAAGGACTTCTAATAGGGATTTTGTTTAGAAGAAGTGATCAAGGATGTAAAGAAGTCATAAAATGCTTATTAGTTGAAGAAGGATATACTGTAGAATAGTTTTAATTCTATATTAAGCAATTCCTTGTCGAAATATGAGTATACTAACACCAAACAATACTATACAAAACATGCAAAGCAACACCTATCGAAGACAATGTCATCAGGAGTTGTATCTAAAATTTTGTAAAAGGTCAACGATATCGGAATTTTTGAAACAGATTTCTGGAATTATTTGATAATAATGCTTGTAAGCAAAAACAAAGGTAAAAAAAAAGAAAATTGAGTGATTTTTTTTTAAAACAATTTTCTGATACGGTGGAAACAAAATTTGAGGTATCTGTCCCATTTTTGACGACCTTTTTAAAACTTCTCAACTGCAATTGATGATAAAATTGAAACTTCAGTGCTAAAAAGGAGGTGGTATGCAAAGGGGCATTAACGTTAGTAATTATTCAAACCTATTCAGATTTTTGAGAAAAACAAAGATGTAAAAAAATCCTTAGTCCTTCCGTAGCCGTGGCAGACAAATATATCCTGATCAGTCAATATTGGAATGGAAGTAGAAAAGAATGATGACGAAACAGAGAAATTGGATTAATGTCCGAAAGTAAAAAAAATACATATGCCGTGTTCTTCTATATTCGGTAGACCACACGGTTATAGCGTTTATTGATCCTATGTGTCCGGACATTCTCATCCATATACATCAGTGAGGTCATTTTATATCTACAAGAGATGTGTCAGACTTGACTTTCTTGTTATATCCTTTTTCGCGTCTGAATTCTATATTACGATGTAAGCTACTCAATCTATGTTTATCTCTATGTCTTTTTTCACGTAATAGAATCAGCCCAAAAAGAATTGGACTGTAAATCACTGTACAGCTCTTTTCACATATAAACTGGAATACTAGAAAGAAAGGACCCATAATCCCCAAAGGAGCAAGCAAGCAATAGGATCATTATTACTCCCGTATATCACCTAGAACAGATGGGTAATTATCCCTTCTATGTAGGAGACGAGAACAGCTAGCAGAAAGTGATGAAAACTGGATAGTATTCAAACTGCTTTGAGAAGCATATGTTTAATTTCTTTAGAGATGAACTGGAGAAATTTGACGGAAAGCTGTATTAAAGAATAGAGAACACGGTTATCTGATTTCGGTTGTTCTAATCATGAAAGGGGAATATAGAAAAGGTGGAAGATAAATTTAAGCGGTTACTATGAACGCTGGCATTATGTATACTACGTGTTTTAGATGTTTTTTTTGTATTTTTCCTCCACTTGGCAGAAAAAATCTTCGTTATAAAACGTTTTGTTTACGGGCCTTATTTTGTATCAAATACAATCCTATTCTAGTACAGCGTACAGGCACACATAATGGGAGAACTAACATCGATCAATTTTTTCTTTTTAGGGGCCCCGCCCCCCTGCCGAAATAGGGGTAATTTTTAGTTACTTAGGGTTCTATATTTCCGATTTTTTTTTGATTCTGATTATTTAAGAGATTATTACAGTACACTTATTATTTATTATTGATTATAACTTATCACTTGTAAAAAAAGTAATTTCAAATTAACTAGTCGCTAATAAGCTGCGTTGTTATAGTTGAAGAGTAAAAGGAACAATCATAAGAC of the Candidatus Azobacteroides pseudotrichonymphae genomovar. CFP2 genome contains:
- a CDS encoding LL-diaminopimelate aminotransferase is translated as MVRINEHYIEISNSYLFAEIAERVNEYKQNNKNREVISLGIGDVTQAIAPAVVEAIHKATNEMACTKTLRGYAPYEGYDFLIQAILKNDFTDKGISIEADEIFVNDGAKSDTGNIGDILGQDNHIAITDPAYPVYVDTNRMAGRTIELLPCTPENYFVPNFPRKTADVIYLCYPNNPTGIALNAAQLKNWVDYALTNKSLILFDAAYEAYISQQDVPHSIYEISDAKKVAIEFRSFSKTAGFTGLRAGYTIVPKELIIQTSKGKMLSLNAMWRRRQSTKFNGTAYIVQRGAEAVYSIEGQKQIRKAIDYYRGNALTIKEGLESLGVTTYGGINAPYIWVKTPNNLTSWEFFDLLLNKIQVIGTPGDGFGQAGKGFFRFTAFGNKEDTLEAVLRMKKLLEFH
- the guaA gene encoding glutamine-hydrolyzing GMP synthase, with the translated sequence MEKIVILDFGSQTTQLIGRRLRELNVYCEIIPYNKFYPKDNLVIGVILSGSPFSVKDMKAFKTDLSFIRGKYPLLGICYGAQYLVHVSGGKVDKGDTREYGRAMLTSIKKVDPLMKNIADYSQVWMSHGDTITYMPKHFTVIASTENVQCAAYHIEGEKTWGVQFHPEVSHTEIGMRILDNFLTICNAKRDWTSTNFINSTIHQLQAHLGNDKVILALSGGVDSSVSAVLINKAIGNNLTCIFIDNGLLRKNEFDKVLKGYEHLGLNIVGIDAKDYFYRELAGVKGPEKKRKIIGKGFIYIFEQEAKKLKDIQWLAQGTIYPDIIESLSITGTTIKSHHNVGGLPEKMNLKLVEPLRLLFKDEVRYVGRELGMEEHLIMRHPFPGPGLGIRILGEITPEKVRILQEADNIFVSRLYEWNLYSYVWQAGVVLLPIKSVGVMGDERTYENAVVLRAVTSTDAMTADWARLPYDFLAKISNEIINKVKGVNRVVYDISSKPPSTIEWE